One Serinus canaria isolate serCan28SL12 chromosome Z, serCan2020, whole genome shotgun sequence DNA window includes the following coding sequences:
- the CREB3 gene encoding cyclic AMP-responsive element-binding protein 3 isoform X1 codes for MSCPKELDALADGDLLDFLLKDDAPCPEIPGEQNSLLEDWGLPMPELLDKEMDDFISSLLNPLEDEPDRLSYLPASNDSSISEDQHLSRCLGSNFASRDIVQVDHNYSLHQDWPALEGVRSDMTEGDVTIELGAWVGLEGTSEALEQSTTSPIAVAVEDEPQLVPGAMVQSDLPELVLTEEEKQLLEKEGVTLPTCLPLTKAEERVLRKVRRKIRNKQAAQDSRRRRKIYVDGLENRVAACTAENHELEKKVQQLQKQNMSLLRQLQKLRALVRRSAPKTARRKTFTMILVLSFCLVLSPSIRLPGSVEPQQELKVLSRQIREFPNQGAPDVQHDTELEGFSPEPGDSLLSGNLSQSWEEGQSPLSSSPGSFNSNSSSDPPAAAGSKPGPPQSGPLPAAVLVPWKSKGQEWVEHPDRVLIQQHHANEM; via the exons ATGTCGTGCCCAAAGGAACTGGATGCCCTGGCAGATGGGGATCTGCTTGACTTTCTTCTGAAGGATGATGCTCCCTGCCCTGAAATCCCAGGGGAGCAGAATAGTCTGCTGGAAGACTGGGGCCTGCCAATGCCTGAG cttctggACAAGGAGATGGATGACTTCATCAGCTCACTGCTGAACCCTTTAGAAGATGAACCAGACAGGCTCAGTTATTTGCCTGCCAGCAatgacagcagcatttctgaggaTCAGCATCTGTCCCGTTGCCTTGGTAGCAATTTTGCCAGCCGAGACATTGTGCAAGTTGATCATAACTACTCCCTTCACCAGGACTGGCCTGCACTGGAAGGTGTGAGGTCTGACATGACAGAAGGAGATGTTACCATTGAGCTAG GGGCATGGGTAGGTTTGGAAGGCACAAGcgaggcactggaacagagcACCACTTCCCCCATTGCTGTTGCTGTGGAAGATGAGCCCCAGCTGGTGCCTGGAGCCATGGTACAG TCTGACTTACCAGAGCTGGTCCtgacagaggaggagaagcagcttcTGGAGAAAGAAGGTGTTACATTACCAACCTGTCTGCCACTGACCAAA GCTGAGGAGCGAGTTCTGAGGAAAGTGCGTCGTAAGATTCGGAACAAGCAGGCAGCTCAGGATAGTCGTCGCCGGAGGAAGATCTATGTGGATGGCCTGGAAAACAG GGTGGCAGCCTGCACAGCTGAAAATCATGAACTGGAGAAGAAGGTGCAGCAACTGCAGAAGCAGAACAT gtcACTGCTCAGGCAGTTGCAGAAACTGCGGGCCTTGGTGAGACGGTCTGCCCCTAAAACTGCCAGAAGAAAAACCTTCACCATG ATCCTGGTTCTGTCCTTCTGTCTCGTCCTGTCTCCCAGCATCCGCTTGCCCGGGAGCGTagagccacagcaggagctcaAGG TGCTGTCACGGCAGATCCGCGAGTTTCCAAACCAGGGAGCACCTGATGTGCAGCACGATACTGAACTGGAGGGCTTcagcccagagcctggagaCTCCTTGCTGTCAGGCAACCTCAGTCAGTCATGGGAAGAGGGGCAGAGTCCACTTAGCTCCAGTCCTGGATCTTTCAACAGCAACTCATCCTCTgaccctccagcagcagcaggctccaAGCCAGGCCCGCCCCAGAGTGGCcctttgccagcagcagtgctggtgccatGGAAATCCAAGGGTCAGGAGTGGGTGGAACACCCTGACAGAGTTCTTATCCAGCAGCACCATGCCAATGAGATGTGA
- the CREB3 gene encoding cyclic AMP-responsive element-binding protein 3 isoform X2, translating into MDDFISSLLNPLEDEPDRLSYLPASNDSSISEDQHLSRCLGSNFASRDIVQVDHNYSLHQDWPALEGVRSDMTEGDVTIELGAWVGLEGTSEALEQSTTSPIAVAVEDEPQLVPGAMVQSDLPELVLTEEEKQLLEKEGVTLPTCLPLTKAEERVLRKVRRKIRNKQAAQDSRRRRKIYVDGLENRVAACTAENHELEKKVQQLQKQNMSLLRQLQKLRALVRRSAPKTARRKTFTMILVLSFCLVLSPSIRLPGSVEPQQELKVLSRQIREFPNQGAPDVQHDTELEGFSPEPGDSLLSGNLSQSWEEGQSPLSSSPGSFNSNSSSDPPAAAGSKPGPPQSGPLPAAVLVPWKSKGQEWVEHPDRVLIQQHHANEM; encoded by the exons ATGGATGACTTCATCAGCTCACTGCTGAACCCTTTAGAAGATGAACCAGACAGGCTCAGTTATTTGCCTGCCAGCAatgacagcagcatttctgaggaTCAGCATCTGTCCCGTTGCCTTGGTAGCAATTTTGCCAGCCGAGACATTGTGCAAGTTGATCATAACTACTCCCTTCACCAGGACTGGCCTGCACTGGAAGGTGTGAGGTCTGACATGACAGAAGGAGATGTTACCATTGAGCTAG GGGCATGGGTAGGTTTGGAAGGCACAAGcgaggcactggaacagagcACCACTTCCCCCATTGCTGTTGCTGTGGAAGATGAGCCCCAGCTGGTGCCTGGAGCCATGGTACAG TCTGACTTACCAGAGCTGGTCCtgacagaggaggagaagcagcttcTGGAGAAAGAAGGTGTTACATTACCAACCTGTCTGCCACTGACCAAA GCTGAGGAGCGAGTTCTGAGGAAAGTGCGTCGTAAGATTCGGAACAAGCAGGCAGCTCAGGATAGTCGTCGCCGGAGGAAGATCTATGTGGATGGCCTGGAAAACAG GGTGGCAGCCTGCACAGCTGAAAATCATGAACTGGAGAAGAAGGTGCAGCAACTGCAGAAGCAGAACAT gtcACTGCTCAGGCAGTTGCAGAAACTGCGGGCCTTGGTGAGACGGTCTGCCCCTAAAACTGCCAGAAGAAAAACCTTCACCATG ATCCTGGTTCTGTCCTTCTGTCTCGTCCTGTCTCCCAGCATCCGCTTGCCCGGGAGCGTagagccacagcaggagctcaAGG TGCTGTCACGGCAGATCCGCGAGTTTCCAAACCAGGGAGCACCTGATGTGCAGCACGATACTGAACTGGAGGGCTTcagcccagagcctggagaCTCCTTGCTGTCAGGCAACCTCAGTCAGTCATGGGAAGAGGGGCAGAGTCCACTTAGCTCCAGTCCTGGATCTTTCAACAGCAACTCATCCTCTgaccctccagcagcagcaggctccaAGCCAGGCCCGCCCCAGAGTGGCcctttgccagcagcagtgctggtgccatGGAAATCCAAGGGTCAGGAGTGGGTGGAACACCCTGACAGAGTTCTTATCCAGCAGCACCATGCCAATGAGATGTGA
- the LOC103822894 gene encoding avidin-like: MGRSAFALVLALALAVCVAPVERKCLLSGSWRSDTSCRMVVSTLDKDNRFSGFYLPGPAAGYSELLTSPLEGSQQDTELISQPTFSFTVNWKLQDSETARTSVFLGQCYVDTKGEETLHALWLLREAADSPAEDWKGTRIGTSTFTRIK, translated from the exons ATGGGGAGAAGTGCTTTTGCCCTGGTTCTCGCCCTTGCCCTGGCAGTGTGTGTTGCCCCTGTGGAGAGGAAG TGCCTTCTCTCTGGGTCGTGGCGGAGCGACACCAGCTGCCGGATGGTTGTGTCCACCCTGGACAAGGACAACAGATTCTCCGGCTTTTacctgccaggacctgctgctggctACTCTGAACTCCTCACGTCACCACTGGAGGGGTCCCAACAAGATACAGAGCTGATCTCACAGCccaccttctccttcactgTGAACTGGAAGCTCCAAG ACTCAGAGACTGCCCGGACAAGTGTCTTCCTGGGCCAGTGCTATGTGGACACCAAGGGGGAGGAGACCCTGCATGCCCTATGGCTCCTGAGAGAGGCAGCCGACAGCCCTGCAGAAGACTGGAAAGGCACACG gaTTGGCACCAGCACCTTCACACGGATAAAATAA
- the LOC103822920 gene encoding avidin-like, translating to MGGGALILVLALAVALAESVAPAERKCQLSGLWRNDQDSLMEISVLRDNGDFHGQYLTRVTLSGGCAQVSPLRGAQQQLGEEGWPTFAFTVLWDKFSNATTAFVGQCFVDAGGKEMLSTMWLLREAVGSLEEDWKATRVGRNVFTRKRTTKGKILPNLSPPCQAVSSPGPGWDGLAAA from the exons ATGGGGGGAGGTGCTCTCATCCTGGTCCTCGCTCTCGCCGTGGCCCTGGCAGAGAGCGTTGCTCCTGCAGAGAGGAAG TGCCAGCTCAGCGGACTGTGGAGGAATGACCAGGACTCACTGATGGAGATTTCGGTGTTGAGGGACAACGGGGACTTCCATGGACAATACCTCACACGAGTCACCCtctctgggggctgtgcccaAGTCTCCCCCCTGAggggtgcccagcagcagcttggagAGGAGGGCTGGCCCACCTTTGCCTTCACTGTGCTCTGGGACAAGTTCTCCA ATGCCACCACCGCCTTCGTGGGGCAATGCTTTGTGGATGCAGGTGGAAAGGAGATGCTGAGCACCATGTGGCTGCTGCGTGAAGCTGTCGGGTCCCTTGAGGAGGACTGGAAAGCCACAAG GGTGGGCAGAAATGTCTTCACACGCAAACGCACCACAAAAGGAAAGATCCTGCCAAActtgtcccctccctgtcaGGCTGTGTCTTCACCAGGCCCTGGATGGGATGGTCTGGCTGCAGCCTAA
- the LOC103822921 gene encoding avidin-like: protein MSRLVLSALALPAGMSVAAAAAGFQLLCQGVEHPGEKKASKEEEKATMGKSRRPIKPCNLTGWWENDLGSKMQVFEVGKDGTFSGQYHTAVSSTKKPIQPSPVTGSQHLDEDGQCTFGFTVNWKKFSDSTAVFVGQCFNGDDGKEVLHTSWLLREKVDSELDDWKATRTGHNTFTRAG from the exons ATGAGCCGCCTCGTCCTCTCCGCTCTcgccctccctgcagggatgtCCGTGGCCGCGGCTGCGGCAGGCTTCCAG ctcctctgccagggagTTGAGCACCCTGGGGAGAAAAAGGCCagcaaggaagaggaaaaggcaaCCATGGGGAAGAGCAGAAGGCCTATCAAG CCGTGCAACCTGACCGGCTGGTGGGAGAATGATCTGGGCTCCAAGATGCAAGTGTTCGAGGTTGGCAAGGACGGAACCTTCTCTGGCCAGTACCACACCGCTGTGTCAAGCACCAAGAAACCCATCCAGCCGTCCCCAGTGACTGGCTCCCAGCACCTGGATGAGGATGGACAGTGCACCTTTGGCTTCACTGTCAACTGGAAGAAGTTCTCAG ACTCCACAGCTGTCTTCGTGGGCCAGTGCTTCAATGGGGATGACGGGAAGGAGGTCCTGCACACCTCCTGGCTGCTGCGAGAGAAAGTCGACTCAGAGCTGGATGACTGGAAAGCCACCAG GACTGGGCACAACACCTTCACTCGAGCGGGCTGA
- the LOC103825781 gene encoding avidin-like translates to MVQATPLLLVLFLALGAHGLAVKKCSLTGRWVNDLGSNMTIMTVNANGAFAGSYHTAVTATSNEIKLSPLQGSMQKSPNQKGQPTFGFTVNWSFSDSITVFTGQCFVDEYGKEVLKTMWLLRSHVENIKNDWKATRVGTNVFTRLQSQE, encoded by the exons ATGGTGCAAGCAACTCCCTTGCTCCTCGTGCTCTTcctggccctgggggctcaTGGCCTCGCTGTGAAAAAG TGCTCCCTGACTGGGCGCTGGGTCAATGACCTGGGCTCCAACATGACCATCATGACCGTGAATGCAAACGGTGCCTTTGCTGGCTCCTACCACACGGCTGTGACAGCCACCTCCAACGAGATCAAGCTGTCACCACTGCAGGGATCCATGCAGAAGAGCCCTAACCAGAAGGGCCAGCCCACCTTTGGCTTCACCGTCAACTGGAGCTTTTCAG ACTCCATCACTGTTTTCACGGGCCAGTGCTTTGTGGATGAGTATGGAAAGGAGGTTTTGAAGACCATGTGGCTGCTGAGGTCACATGTGGAGAACATTAAAAATGACTGGAAAGCCACCAG GGTGGGCACCAACGTCTTCACCCGCCTGCAGTCACAGGAATGA